A DNA window from Deltaproteobacteria bacterium contains the following coding sequences:
- the dsbD gene encoding protein-disulfide reductase DsbD, which translates to MTNDVLHCGFKRTFSALFLLVCAVALSLLSAPLSSLTASASGDEKVAENPMTAKARLEISAQDPKSATVIVDLDLADPYKAYADRFKLVVEEPTDVKLEPFQLTPVVQFMDTFSKKMKDGIKKKGTMTAKVKLPNAESAKVLKLKLTYQACTTEHCLFPKHIVLTPGAMAAKAASIASVEPKVETKDTTTPSRAPATSGGQSSEFEKAMGAGLLSAVLFMFVAGFLTSLTPCIYPMIPITLAILGASERRSGGRADTSTKHSKLRSFFLSIFYVLGIGVTYSILGVTAASTGALFGSALSNIYVVSGLALLFVAMGLSMYGLYEIQAPAFIRDRVGQGKSETGYFSSFAMGLAAGVVASPCIGPVLVSVLAYIAQTQDKALGLILLFSFAMGMGVLFVALGTSSSLLQKVPKAGAWMDTVKFVFGTTMIGMAIYYIAPVYPDWAVRAIIGLSVVLIASAYGAFAPATTGASQVKKGAAVAAFCIGIALMMVSTLEKSGVQFATAGGATSISPGNVAKLGWQSYSDEALAAAIEQKKPVLVDFWADWCGACHELEEKTFPDDRIQALSKNFVLFKIDATNDSPEIDKLKKTYSVMGLPTMVFYDTNGQIRTDLTVTGFMNADDFLDRMRKANEPIPRAAASEQ; encoded by the coding sequence ATGACGAACGACGTATTGCATTGTGGTTTTAAACGAACGTTTAGCGCGCTTTTTCTGTTGGTGTGCGCGGTCGCATTGTCCCTACTTTCGGCCCCGCTTTCCTCTCTTACCGCTTCGGCGAGTGGCGACGAAAAGGTTGCAGAGAATCCAATGACGGCGAAGGCTCGATTGGAAATTTCGGCCCAGGACCCAAAGTCGGCAACAGTGATCGTCGATCTCGATTTGGCCGATCCCTACAAGGCCTACGCTGATCGATTTAAACTTGTGGTCGAAGAACCCACCGACGTAAAACTTGAACCTTTCCAACTGACTCCGGTCGTTCAGTTCATGGACACGTTCTCGAAAAAAATGAAAGACGGCATAAAGAAAAAGGGCACCATGACTGCGAAAGTCAAACTGCCCAACGCCGAATCTGCTAAAGTCTTGAAGTTAAAGTTGACCTATCAAGCCTGCACCACCGAGCACTGCTTATTTCCGAAACATATCGTTCTCACTCCCGGAGCGATGGCTGCAAAAGCCGCTTCCATCGCTAGTGTTGAGCCCAAAGTCGAAACAAAAGACACGACTACACCTTCTCGAGCCCCGGCAACAAGCGGAGGTCAGTCATCCGAGTTTGAAAAAGCGATGGGCGCAGGACTTTTGTCTGCAGTGCTGTTCATGTTCGTCGCTGGTTTTTTAACTTCGCTGACCCCGTGCATTTATCCAATGATTCCTATTACCCTAGCGATTCTTGGTGCGAGTGAACGGCGGTCAGGTGGACGCGCGGACACATCTACCAAACACTCCAAGCTACGAAGCTTTTTCCTTTCTATATTCTATGTTCTTGGGATTGGCGTTACGTACTCAATACTCGGTGTTACCGCTGCCTCCACCGGCGCGCTGTTCGGTTCCGCACTCTCTAACATTTATGTCGTTTCTGGATTAGCGCTATTGTTCGTCGCCATGGGGCTTTCCATGTACGGCCTTTACGAAATTCAAGCACCCGCATTCATTCGCGACCGCGTCGGCCAAGGAAAGTCAGAAACAGGATATTTTAGTTCATTCGCCATGGGACTTGCTGCCGGAGTCGTCGCAAGCCCCTGCATCGGACCTGTCCTCGTCAGTGTTCTAGCTTATATTGCCCAAACTCAAGATAAGGCTCTTGGCTTAATTCTTTTGTTCAGCTTCGCAATGGGTATGGGCGTTCTTTTTGTCGCGCTCGGCACTTCGAGTTCGCTCTTACAGAAGGTCCCAAAGGCTGGCGCGTGGATGGATACTGTTAAATTCGTTTTCGGCACCACCATGATCGGCATGGCGATTTACTACATCGCACCAGTTTATCCAGATTGGGCGGTCCGCGCGATCATTGGGCTTTCCGTGGTCCTCATCGCAAGCGCTTACGGCGCGTTTGCTCCGGCGACTACGGGTGCATCCCAAGTTAAAAAGGGCGCAGCGGTTGCGGCTTTCTGTATTGGAATTGCACTCATGATGGTTTCAACGCTTGAAAAATCAGGTGTTCAATTTGCGACTGCGGGAGGCGCGACAAGCATCTCGCCTGGAAATGTCGCGAAGCTCGGCTGGCAGTCCTACTCGGATGAAGCGTTGGCAGCTGCCATCGAACAGAAAAAGCCTGTCTTGGTAGATTTCTGGGCCGACTGGTGCGGCGCTTGTCATGAGCTTGAAGAAAAAACATTTCCCGACGATCGCATCCAGGCTCTCTCGAAAAACTTCGTGCTATTTAAGATTGATGCGACAAACGATTCGCCGGAGATCGATAAACTAAAAAAGACTTATAGTGTGATGGGGCTTCCAACCATGGTGTTCTATGACACTAACGGACAGATTCGGACCGATCTCACTGTGACAGGCTTCATGAATGCGGACGATTTCTTAGACAGAATGAGAAAAGCCAACGAGCCAATTCCGAGAGCCGCAGCCAGCGAGCAATAA